One window from the genome of uncultured Fibrobacter sp. encodes:
- a CDS encoding TIR domain-containing protein gives MKEPEKKNVFISHYHGDEENIKKLKNLIGDKYDLRNYSVTSEKFNNAKDDDYIKSLLRPLISKAGDFICLIGPHTHDSDWVNWEIEQAMKMGKNIVGVFCNGAADSDIPENLQKFASSIVGWRSDKIIDALNGVPSFENADGTQRVSQSHRGVC, from the coding sequence ATGAAAGAACCTGAAAAAAAGAATGTTTTCATTAGTCACTATCATGGTGACGAAGAAAACATAAAAAAATTAAAAAATCTAATCGGAGATAAATACGATCTTCGTAACTACTCAGTCACCTCAGAAAAATTCAATAACGCCAAAGATGACGACTATATCAAAAGTCTATTACGTCCTCTAATTTCTAAAGCAGGTGATTTTATTTGCCTAATTGGTCCACATACACATGATAGCGATTGGGTTAATTGGGAAATTGAACAAGCTATGAAAATGGGGAAAAACATTGTCGGCGTTTTTTGCAACGGGGCCGCAGATTCAGACATTCCTGAAAATTTACAGAAATTCGCAAGTTCAATTGTCGGATGGCGAAGCGATAAAATAATAGACGCATTAAATGGAGTTCCATCCTTTGAAAATGCCGATGGAACACAAAGAGTTAGTCAATCACACAGGGGGGTATGCTAA
- a CDS encoding nucleotide kinase domain-containing protein, giving the protein MKAKRSRIQPNEEILKYYFYFIQERMNVFWHKLNGESNLTEDPILKKYKFTNVYRACDRTSQYLIKNVIYKDISAYSAEDVLLRILIFKIFNKIETWDYLSKALPEPITIKSFDPHFISQILSKRQKNYPIFNNAYMMTGSHQLYNYLSSKHEKWLTMVKKEFIDTSTFSRILEISSLGKLFNLLRAKSFLGDFLAYQYSIDFNYSPFINFSENSFVKAGIGAIRGIKKCFKSNGNNFEDAIIYVHENFDDLQKKYGYTEFKPIPGHLPTLIDLQNCFCETDKYLREKKPELVVDNVRIKQKYTPQKKSLCLFFPPKWNVGDKKCILQNFQE; this is encoded by the coding sequence ATGAAGGCGAAGCGAAGTAGAATTCAGCCAAATGAAGAAATACTTAAATATTACTTTTATTTCATTCAAGAAAGAATGAATGTTTTTTGGCATAAGTTAAATGGCGAATCAAATCTAACAGAAGACCCAATTCTTAAAAAATATAAATTCACTAACGTATATAGAGCTTGCGATAGAACAAGTCAATATCTAATAAAAAATGTAATTTACAAAGATATTTCCGCTTATTCCGCAGAAGATGTTCTATTAAGAATTCTCATTTTCAAAATTTTTAATAAAATTGAAACGTGGGATTATTTGAGCAAAGCCCTTCCTGAGCCCATTACAATAAAAAGCTTTGACCCTCATTTTATTAGTCAGATATTAAGTAAAAGGCAAAAAAATTATCCTATTTTCAACAACGCCTATATGATGACAGGCAGTCACCAACTATATAACTATTTGTCTTCAAAGCACGAAAAATGGTTGACAATGGTGAAAAAAGAATTCATTGATACATCTACTTTTTCTAGAATACTTGAAATATCTTCCTTGGGAAAATTATTTAACCTATTGCGAGCAAAATCTTTCCTTGGAGACTTCCTAGCTTACCAATACTCAATAGATTTCAACTATTCTCCCTTTATTAATTTCAGTGAAAATTCATTTGTCAAAGCCGGCATTGGTGCAATTAGAGGTATAAAAAAATGCTTTAAAAGCAATGGGAATAATTTTGAAGATGCTATAATTTACGTCCATGAAAATTTTGATGACTTACAAAAAAAGTATGGTTATACAGAATTCAAGCCCATCCCTGGACATCTCCCAACCTTAATTGATTTACAAAATTGTTTTTGCGAAACAGACAAATATTTACGAGAAAAGAAACCTGAGTTGGTTGTTGACAATGTGCGAATTAAACAAAAATATACGCCTCAAAAGAAATCATTATGTTTATTCTTTCCGCCTAAATGGAATGTTGGAGACAAAAAATGTATACTGCAGAATTTCCAGGAATAA